The Cystobacter fuscus DSM 2262 genome includes a region encoding these proteins:
- a CDS encoding alpha/beta fold hydrolase: MRQSIYDRLNVRVMGAMGPPLIFAHGFGSDQRAWRHQVAAFKSQYQIILFDHVGCGRSDFNAYSAQRHGRIHGHAEDVLELCEELDLRDVTLVGHSVSGMVGMLAALAEPRRFQRLVFVKASPRYLNDVGYVGGFERSQLDTLYATMSANFLAWAGGFAEQVVNMPEMPELAREFARTLSAMRPDIALASARVIFESDLRAELPRLKTPTLILQSGADFAVPDEVGLYMAEHIPLAQLTRIDARGHLPHLSAPRAVTHALAEFLADRPPRSQQEQRLFLDAFGARRGVFKDSLN; the protein is encoded by the coding sequence ATGCGTCAGTCCATCTACGATCGGCTCAATGTGCGGGTCATGGGCGCCATGGGCCCGCCGCTCATCTTCGCCCATGGCTTTGGTTCGGATCAGCGCGCCTGGCGGCATCAGGTGGCGGCCTTCAAGAGCCAATACCAAATCATCCTCTTCGATCACGTGGGGTGCGGCCGGTCGGACTTCAATGCCTATAGCGCGCAGCGCCACGGCAGGATTCACGGCCACGCGGAGGACGTGCTGGAGCTGTGTGAGGAGTTGGACCTGCGCGATGTCACCCTGGTGGGGCATTCCGTGAGCGGAATGGTGGGCATGCTGGCGGCGCTCGCCGAGCCGCGGCGCTTCCAGCGGCTCGTCTTCGTCAAGGCCTCGCCGCGCTACCTCAATGACGTGGGCTACGTGGGGGGCTTCGAGCGCTCCCAGCTCGACACGCTCTACGCCACCATGTCGGCCAACTTCCTCGCCTGGGCGGGAGGCTTCGCCGAGCAGGTGGTGAACATGCCGGAGATGCCGGAGCTGGCGCGGGAGTTCGCCCGGACGCTCTCCGCCATGCGCCCGGACATCGCCCTGGCGAGCGCGCGCGTCATCTTCGAGTCCGACCTGCGCGCGGAGCTGCCACGACTGAAGACACCCACGCTCATCCTCCAGTCCGGCGCGGACTTCGCCGTGCCCGACGAGGTCGGCCTCTACATGGCCGAGCATATTCCGCTCGCGCAGCTGACGCGGATTGACGCGCGCGGCCACCTGCCCCACCTGAGCGCGCCCAGGGCGGTGACGCACGCCCTCGCGGAGTTCCTCGCGGACCGTCCCCCCCGGTCTCAGCAGGAGCAACGCCTGTTCCTCGACGCGTTCGGCGCCCGGCGCGGCGTGTTCAAGGACTCCCTGAACTGA
- a CDS encoding RCC1 domain-containing protein yields MPGQRRAPAISVQGRPYRLAAGLNHSLYVTPAGTVWAWGANAQGQLGEGSTLQHSTPTQVVGLTGVTAVAAGNTHSMALREEGTVWTWGTNTDGQLGDGVSQRSVPAQVAGLTGVTAIAAGNLHSLALINGAVWAWGNNTTGQLGDGSSTSRSTPAKVAGLTEVVAIAAGDFHSLALKRDGTVWAWGGNYSGQLGDGTLDSRSTPVRVSGLTGIVALAGGGSHSVAASSTTLGGKVWAWGDNTYGQLGNGGDVSSLLPLEVPGLTQVVALASGTSHSLALRGDDSVWAWGDNAQAQTAQTGTSVQRVPVRVSGVSDAQALACGNAFSLVGRGDNVTLGWGANGSGQLGNGSSSVRALPGRVPSLTAGASLAAGDHHVFLRQADGSVWAWGDNTYGQLGDGTLVSRPAPVRLSSTLTSVRALSASSYHSLALRSDGTVWAWGDNAYGQLGDTSGGRRPSPAQVPGVAGATEIAAGTYHSLALRSDGTVWTWGDNSYGQLGAGATPRGPRAPAVVPGLAVITHVAAGLFHSLALDSSGQVWAWGDNVYGQLGDGSTTSRNVPGRVSGLPAGIQAIVAGPSYSVALGADGSVWTWGENSNGQLGDGTTTARPVPARVSLPATLVALSTRGSHTVALDTTGMLWAWGRNVSGQLGNGTLVSESTPRRVPSFARVQGFASGLRTTFALRADGTVWAWGDNSLGQLGNGATSASPVPVQAVGYPRTVPLASGAQHVLAVSSDGSVFSFGSNSRGQLGYEGSATQTSPRWLTGPECIEAVAAGALFSLALSCDGGVWAWGDNGSGQLGDGAVTARTAPARVPGLAHVVAIAAGSDHALAVRADGTVWAWGANGSGQLGDGTTTSRAVPMQVKELVDVVAVAGGSGHSLAVRADGTVWAWGANGSGQLGDGTTTSRTLPVFVSTLSGVQAIASGAQHSLALAEGGVVWAWGANGSGQLGDGTTTSRTRPVQVSGLSGVQGLVAGASFSLALTPGKVWSWGNNSAGQLGDGTLNSRSQPGAGPTLSSFVALSAGAQHTVVLRSDDSFLSWGTVSSP; encoded by the coding sequence GTGCCTGGGCAACGGCGCGCTCCGGCCATCTCCGTGCAGGGCCGGCCCTACCGCCTCGCGGCGGGGTTGAACCACTCGTTGTACGTGACGCCGGCGGGCACGGTCTGGGCCTGGGGCGCCAACGCCCAGGGGCAGTTGGGCGAGGGCTCCACGCTCCAGCACTCGACGCCCACGCAGGTGGTGGGGCTCACGGGGGTGACGGCCGTCGCCGCCGGCAACACCCACTCGATGGCGTTGCGCGAGGAGGGCACCGTCTGGACCTGGGGCACCAACACGGATGGACAGTTGGGTGACGGCGTCTCGCAGCGCTCGGTGCCGGCCCAGGTGGCGGGGCTCACGGGCGTGACGGCCATCGCCGCTGGCAATCTGCACTCCCTGGCGCTGATCAACGGGGCGGTGTGGGCCTGGGGCAACAACACCACCGGACAACTCGGAGATGGCTCGTCCACCAGCCGCTCCACTCCGGCGAAGGTGGCCGGGCTGACGGAGGTGGTGGCCATCGCCGCCGGTGACTTCCACTCCCTGGCGCTCAAGAGGGATGGCACGGTGTGGGCCTGGGGTGGGAATTACTCCGGCCAGCTGGGCGACGGCACCCTCGACTCGCGCTCCACGCCGGTGCGGGTGTCGGGTCTCACGGGCATCGTGGCCCTGGCGGGAGGGGGCTCGCACAGCGTGGCGGCGTCCTCCACCACCCTGGGCGGCAAGGTCTGGGCCTGGGGGGACAACACCTATGGCCAGCTAGGCAATGGCGGCGATGTCTCCTCCCTGCTGCCCCTGGAGGTGCCCGGCCTCACCCAGGTCGTCGCGCTCGCCAGCGGTACCTCCCACTCGCTCGCCCTGCGCGGCGATGACTCGGTGTGGGCCTGGGGAGACAACGCCCAGGCCCAGACGGCCCAGACGGGGACCAGCGTCCAGCGCGTCCCGGTGCGGGTGTCGGGGGTCTCGGATGCCCAGGCCCTCGCGTGCGGCAATGCCTTCTCGCTGGTGGGGCGCGGAGACAACGTCACCCTGGGCTGGGGCGCCAATGGCTCCGGTCAGCTGGGCAATGGCAGCTCGAGCGTGCGAGCGCTTCCGGGCCGCGTCCCATCGCTCACGGCGGGCGCGTCCCTGGCGGCCGGTGACCACCATGTCTTCCTGCGGCAGGCGGATGGCTCGGTCTGGGCGTGGGGCGACAACACCTATGGCCAGCTCGGCGACGGGACCCTCGTTTCCCGGCCGGCGCCGGTGCGGCTGTCTTCCACCCTGACGTCCGTGCGGGCCCTCTCCGCCTCCAGCTACCACTCGCTGGCGCTGCGCTCCGATGGCACGGTGTGGGCCTGGGGGGACAACGCCTATGGCCAGCTCGGGGACACCTCCGGTGGCCGGCGCCCCAGCCCCGCCCAGGTGCCCGGGGTGGCGGGGGCCACGGAGATCGCCGCGGGCACCTACCACTCGCTGGCGCTGCGCTCCGATGGCACGGTGTGGACCTGGGGTGACAACAGCTATGGCCAGCTCGGCGCGGGAGCGACTCCGCGCGGCCCGAGGGCCCCCGCCGTGGTGCCCGGCCTCGCGGTCATCACCCACGTGGCGGCCGGCCTCTTCCATTCGCTGGCGCTGGACAGCTCGGGCCAGGTGTGGGCCTGGGGCGACAACGTCTACGGACAGCTGGGGGATGGCTCCACCACCTCGCGCAACGTACCGGGGCGGGTGAGCGGCCTGCCGGCGGGCATCCAGGCCATCGTGGCGGGTCCCTCCTACTCGGTGGCGCTGGGAGCGGACGGCTCGGTGTGGACCTGGGGCGAGAACAGCAACGGTCAGCTCGGCGATGGCACCACCACCGCGCGCCCGGTGCCCGCGCGCGTCTCCCTGCCGGCCACCCTCGTCGCGCTCTCCACCCGGGGCAGCCACACGGTGGCGCTCGACACCACGGGCATGCTCTGGGCCTGGGGCCGAAATGTCTCCGGCCAGCTCGGCAATGGCACCCTGGTTTCGGAGAGTACGCCCCGGCGGGTACCGAGCTTCGCGCGCGTCCAGGGCTTCGCGTCCGGCCTGCGCACGACCTTCGCGCTGCGCGCGGATGGCACCGTCTGGGCCTGGGGCGACAACTCCCTCGGACAGCTCGGCAACGGCGCCACCAGTGCCTCGCCCGTGCCGGTGCAGGCCGTGGGCTATCCGCGCACCGTGCCGCTCGCCTCGGGCGCCCAGCATGTGCTGGCCGTGTCCTCCGACGGCTCCGTGTTCAGCTTTGGGAGCAACTCCCGGGGACAGCTCGGCTACGAGGGCTCGGCCACCCAGACGTCCCCGCGCTGGCTCACCGGGCCCGAGTGCATCGAGGCCGTGGCCGCCGGGGCGCTCTTCTCCCTGGCGTTGAGCTGTGATGGCGGCGTGTGGGCCTGGGGGGACAATGGCTCCGGGCAGCTCGGCGATGGCGCTGTCACGGCACGGACCGCGCCGGCGCGGGTGCCTGGCCTCGCCCATGTCGTGGCGATCGCCGCGGGCAGTGACCATGCCCTGGCGGTGCGCGCCGATGGGACGGTGTGGGCCTGGGGGGCCAACGGCTCCGGGCAGCTCGGCGATGGCACCACCACCTCGCGCGCCGTCCCCATGCAGGTGAAGGAGCTCGTCGATGTCGTGGCCGTCGCGGGCGGCTCCGGACACTCCCTGGCGGTGCGCGCCGATGGGACGGTGTGGGCCTGGGGGGCCAACGGCTCCGGACAGCTCGGCGATGGCACCACCACCTCGCGCACCCTCCCGGTCTTCGTGTCGACGCTCTCGGGGGTCCAGGCCATTGCCTCTGGAGCCCAGCACTCGCTCGCGTTGGCGGAAGGGGGCGTGGTGTGGGCCTGGGGGGCCAATGGCTCGGGGCAGCTCGGCGATGGCACCACCACTTCGCGCACGCGGCCCGTCCAGGTGTCGGGCCTCTCGGGCGTCCAGGGCCTCGTGGCGGGCGCCTCGTTCTCCCTCGCGCTCACGCCCGGCAAGGTGTGGTCCTGGGGCAACAACTCCGCGGGACAGCTCGGCGATGGCACCCTGAACTCCCGCTCCCAGCCAGGGGCGGGTCCCACGCTCTCGAGCTTCGTGGCGCTCTCCGCGGGAGCCCAACACACCGTGGTGTTGCGCTCGGACGACTCGTTCCTGAGCTGGGGCACTGTCAGCTCGCCGTGA
- a CDS encoding peptide chain release factor family protein produces the protein MTVSPSRRQAALAALALDDDALLRACEVEYFIASGPGGQHRNTTASGVRMTHPPTELSVTATERRSQTQNKGAALERLRAGLQALTYVPKKRHKTQPTKGSQRRRLDAKKRVGEKKARRNNKDGW, from the coding sequence ATGACGGTCTCCCCTTCCCGCCGACAGGCCGCGCTGGCGGCGCTCGCGCTCGATGACGACGCCCTGCTGCGGGCCTGCGAGGTGGAGTACTTCATCGCCTCCGGCCCGGGCGGCCAGCACCGCAACACCACCGCCAGCGGCGTGCGGATGACGCATCCCCCCACCGAGCTGTCCGTCACCGCCACCGAGCGCCGCAGCCAGACGCAAAACAAGGGCGCCGCGCTCGAGCGGCTGCGCGCGGGACTCCAGGCGCTCACGTATGTGCCCAAGAAGCGCCATAAAACCCAACCCACCAAGGGCTCCCAGCGGCGCCGCCTGGACGCGAAGAAGCGCGTGGGAGAGAAGAAGGCGCGGCGCAACAACAAGGATGGCTGGTAG
- a CDS encoding HD domain-containing protein → MPTLEDALELAVRAHRGQRDKAGQPYILHPLRVMARLDTETERMVALLHDVVEDTPYTLERLRELGYGEDVLGALERLTKAEGEDYAAFIERVRPHPLARRVKLADLEDNMDVRRLPAVTAKDAERLARYRAAWARLKDT, encoded by the coding sequence ATGCCCACCCTGGAAGATGCCCTGGAGCTCGCGGTGCGGGCCCACCGTGGCCAGCGCGACAAGGCCGGACAGCCCTACATCCTCCACCCGCTCCGGGTGATGGCGCGGCTGGACACCGAGACGGAGCGCATGGTCGCGCTGCTGCACGACGTGGTGGAGGACACGCCCTATACGTTGGAGCGGCTGCGCGAGCTGGGCTACGGCGAGGACGTGCTGGGCGCGCTGGAGCGGCTCACCAAGGCCGAGGGCGAGGACTACGCGGCCTTCATCGAGCGGGTGCGGCCCCACCCCCTGGCGCGCCGGGTGAAGCTGGCGGATCTCGAGGACAACATGGACGTGCGGCGGCTGCCCGCCGTCACGGCGAAGGACGCGGAGCGGCTGGCGCGCTACCGGGCCGCCTGGGCGCGGTTGAAGGACACCTGA
- the acnA gene encoding aconitate hydratase AcnA, protein MTDSFKSKSQLKVGSASYDFYSLAKVGKDHASVARLPFSLKILLENLLRNEDGRVVKREHVDKLLAWDPKAEPDTEISFHPARVLLQDFTGVPAVVDMAAMREALAALGGDPTKINPRNPADLVIDHSFQVDVFGTTDAFRANAELEFERNQERYAFLRWGQNAFKNFRAVPPDVGICHQVNLEYLAQVAFRQGNLLYPDTLVGTDSHTTMINGLGVVGWGVGGIEAEAVLLGQPITMLIPQVVGFKLTGKLPAGATATDLVLTVTQMLRKRGVVGKFVEFFGEGITGLSLPDRATIANMAPEYGATIGFFPVDEESLNYLRFTGRPAETVALAEAYFKEQGLFHTASSPEPVFTDTLTLDLSTVVPSLAGPKRPQDRVPLTDMKASYEKSLVEMLAAGKSKGEDDEGGGKAKAPAAPVPPERLAQTVTVKNGPQSYEIGHGAVVIASITSCTNTSNPAVLLGAGLLAKKAVERGINVQPWVKTSLAPGSRVVTDYLKEAGLMPYLEALGFHVVGYGCATCIGNSGPLPDPVAEAVTVGDLVVAAVLSGNRNFEGRINPHVRMNYLASPPLVVAYALAGVVGKDLNKEPLGTDRNGKPVFLKDIWPTNEEIREAIATAVKPEQFRHQYSRAMEGDALWQQLKVDGGSTFKWDPKSTYVRKPSFLENIPAEPKPLADIKGARVLALLGDSVTTDHISPAGNIAKTSPAARYLMEQGVEPKDFNSYGARRGNHEVMVRGTFANIRLKNLLVPGVEGGVTVHIPTRERTSIYDASVKYQQEGTPLVVLAGAEYGTGSSRDWAAKGTAMLGIKAVIAKSFERIHRSNLIGMGVLPLQFEAGQDAQSLGLTGHETFEITGVADGLAPQKKLTVKATGEGGTKEFTALCRIDTPNELDYYRHGGILLYVMRQLAKG, encoded by the coding sequence ATGACGGACAGCTTCAAGAGCAAGAGCCAGCTCAAGGTGGGCTCGGCTTCCTATGACTTCTACAGTCTCGCCAAGGTGGGCAAGGACCACGCGTCCGTGGCTCGGCTGCCCTTCTCGCTGAAGATCCTGCTCGAGAACCTGCTGCGTAACGAAGATGGCCGCGTGGTCAAGCGCGAGCACGTGGACAAGCTGCTCGCGTGGGACCCGAAGGCCGAGCCCGACACGGAGATCTCCTTCCACCCGGCGCGCGTGCTCCTGCAGGACTTCACCGGCGTGCCCGCGGTGGTGGACATGGCCGCCATGCGCGAGGCGCTCGCGGCCCTGGGGGGAGATCCCACGAAGATCAACCCGCGCAACCCGGCCGACCTGGTCATCGACCACTCCTTCCAGGTGGACGTGTTCGGCACCACGGACGCGTTCCGCGCCAACGCGGAACTGGAGTTCGAGCGCAACCAGGAGCGCTACGCCTTCCTGCGCTGGGGCCAGAACGCCTTCAAGAACTTCCGCGCGGTGCCGCCGGACGTGGGCATCTGCCACCAGGTGAACCTGGAGTACCTGGCCCAGGTGGCCTTCCGTCAGGGCAACCTGCTGTACCCGGACACGCTGGTGGGCACCGACAGCCACACCACGATGATCAACGGCCTGGGCGTGGTGGGCTGGGGCGTGGGCGGCATCGAGGCCGAGGCGGTGCTGCTCGGCCAGCCCATCACCATGCTCATTCCCCAGGTGGTGGGCTTCAAGCTCACCGGCAAGCTGCCCGCGGGCGCCACGGCGACCGACTTGGTGCTCACCGTCACGCAGATGCTGCGCAAGCGCGGCGTGGTGGGCAAGTTCGTCGAGTTCTTCGGCGAGGGCATCACCGGCCTGTCCCTGCCGGACCGCGCCACCATCGCCAACATGGCGCCCGAGTACGGGGCCACCATCGGCTTCTTCCCGGTGGATGAGGAGAGCCTCAACTACCTGCGCTTCACCGGCCGTCCGGCCGAGACGGTGGCGCTCGCCGAGGCCTACTTCAAGGAGCAGGGCCTCTTCCACACGGCGAGCAGCCCCGAGCCCGTCTTCACCGACACGCTCACCCTGGACTTGTCCACGGTCGTCCCCAGCCTCGCCGGCCCCAAGCGCCCGCAGGACCGGGTGCCGCTCACGGACATGAAGGCCTCCTACGAGAAGTCGCTCGTGGAGATGCTCGCCGCGGGCAAGAGCAAGGGCGAGGACGACGAGGGGGGCGGCAAGGCCAAGGCCCCCGCGGCCCCGGTGCCCCCCGAGCGTCTGGCGCAGACCGTCACCGTGAAGAACGGTCCCCAGTCCTACGAGATCGGCCACGGCGCGGTGGTCATCGCCTCCATCACCTCGTGCACCAACACCTCCAACCCGGCGGTGCTCCTGGGCGCGGGCCTCCTCGCCAAGAAGGCGGTGGAGCGCGGCATCAACGTGCAGCCCTGGGTGAAGACGAGCCTCGCCCCCGGCAGCCGCGTGGTGACGGACTACCTCAAGGAGGCCGGCCTCATGCCCTACCTGGAGGCGCTCGGCTTCCACGTGGTGGGCTATGGCTGCGCCACCTGCATCGGCAACTCCGGCCCCCTGCCGGATCCCGTGGCCGAGGCCGTCACGGTGGGTGACCTGGTGGTGGCCGCGGTGCTCAGCGGCAACCGCAACTTCGAGGGCCGCATCAACCCGCACGTGCGCATGAACTACCTGGCCTCGCCGCCGCTGGTGGTGGCGTACGCGCTGGCGGGCGTGGTGGGCAAGGACCTGAACAAGGAGCCGCTGGGCACGGACCGCAACGGCAAGCCGGTGTTCCTCAAGGACATCTGGCCCACCAACGAGGAGATCCGCGAGGCCATCGCCACCGCGGTGAAGCCCGAGCAGTTCCGCCACCAGTACTCGCGCGCCATGGAAGGCGACGCGCTCTGGCAGCAGCTCAAGGTGGATGGCGGCAGCACGTTCAAGTGGGACCCCAAGTCCACCTACGTGCGCAAGCCGTCCTTCCTGGAGAACATCCCCGCCGAGCCCAAGCCGCTCGCCGACATCAAGGGCGCGCGGGTGCTCGCGCTCCTGGGTGACTCGGTGACCACGGACCACATCTCGCCCGCGGGCAACATCGCCAAGACGAGCCCCGCGGCCCGCTACCTCATGGAGCAGGGCGTGGAGCCCAAGGACTTCAACTCCTACGGGGCGCGCCGCGGCAACCACGAGGTGATGGTGCGCGGCACCTTCGCCAACATCCGCCTGAAGAACCTGCTCGTGCCGGGCGTGGAGGGGGGCGTCACCGTGCACATCCCCACGCGCGAGCGCACGAGCATCTACGACGCCTCGGTGAAGTACCAGCAGGAGGGCACGCCGCTGGTGGTGCTCGCGGGCGCCGAGTACGGCACGGGCTCCAGCCGCGACTGGGCGGCCAAGGGCACGGCGATGCTCGGCATCAAGGCGGTCATCGCCAAGAGCTTCGAGCGCATCCACCGCTCCAACCTCATCGGCATGGGCGTGCTGCCTCTGCAGTTCGAGGCGGGCCAGGACGCGCAGTCGCTGGGTCTCACCGGCCACGAGACGTTCGAGATCACCGGCGTGGCCGACGGGCTCGCGCCGCAGAAGAAGCTCACCGTGAAGGCCACGGGCGAGGGCGGCACCAAGGAGTTCACGGCGCTCTGCCGCATCGACACGCCCAACGAGCTGGACTACTACCGCCACGGCGGCATCCTGCTCTACGTCATGCGCCAGCTCGCCAAGGGCTGA
- a CDS encoding aldo/keto reductase, which yields MEYRRLGGSGFKVPVLSLGTGTFGGANEFFKGFGNSGVAEATRLVDISLEAGLTMFDSADVYSDGLAEEILGQALKGRRDRVIISTKGTFRMGEGANDVGSSRYHLIRGVEGSLKRLGTDYIDIYQLHGFDASTPVEETLSCLDDLVRAGKIRYIGCSNFSGWHLMKSLAVSEKYGWARYVAHQAYYSLIGRSYEWELMPLGLDQGVGAIVWSPLGWGRLTGKIRRGQPPPETSRMRSETTVQGGPPVEDEYLYRVVDALDEVAKETGKTVPQVAINWLLRRPTVSNVIIGARNEEQLRQNLAAVGWNLTPEQVERLDAASATTLAYPYFHQRGFTERNPPPVR from the coding sequence ATGGAATACAGACGGTTGGGTGGTTCAGGGTTCAAGGTCCCCGTGTTGAGCCTGGGCACGGGGACGTTTGGCGGAGCCAACGAGTTCTTCAAGGGCTTTGGCAACTCGGGGGTCGCGGAGGCCACGCGGCTGGTCGACATCTCGCTCGAGGCGGGGCTCACCATGTTCGACTCGGCCGACGTCTACTCCGACGGCCTCGCGGAGGAGATTCTGGGGCAGGCCCTCAAGGGCCGTCGCGATCGGGTCATCATCTCGACCAAGGGCACGTTCCGCATGGGAGAGGGCGCCAACGACGTGGGCTCCTCTCGCTACCACCTCATCCGCGGCGTCGAGGGCAGTCTGAAGCGGCTGGGCACCGACTACATCGACATCTACCAACTGCACGGCTTCGACGCCTCCACGCCCGTGGAGGAGACGCTGAGCTGTCTGGATGACCTCGTGCGCGCGGGGAAGATCCGCTACATCGGCTGCTCGAACTTCTCGGGCTGGCACCTGATGAAGTCGCTGGCCGTGTCCGAGAAGTATGGCTGGGCGCGCTACGTGGCGCACCAGGCGTACTACTCGCTCATCGGGCGCAGCTACGAGTGGGAGCTGATGCCGCTGGGGCTGGACCAGGGCGTGGGCGCCATCGTCTGGAGTCCGCTGGGGTGGGGCCGGCTGACGGGGAAGATCCGCCGGGGCCAGCCGCCGCCGGAGACCAGCCGCATGCGCTCGGAGACGACGGTGCAGGGGGGCCCGCCGGTGGAGGACGAGTACCTCTACCGGGTCGTGGATGCGCTGGACGAGGTGGCGAAGGAGACGGGCAAGACGGTGCCACAGGTTGCCATCAACTGGCTGCTGCGGCGGCCGACGGTGTCCAACGTCATCATCGGCGCGCGCAACGAGGAGCAGCTGCGGCAGAACCTGGCGGCGGTGGGCTGGAACCTGACGCCCGAGCAGGTGGAGCGTCTGGACGCGGCGAGCGCCACGACGCTGGCCTACCCCTACTTCCACCAGCGCGGCTTCACCGAGCGCAATCCGCCTCCGGTGCGCTGA